The following coding sequences lie in one Clostridiisalibacter paucivorans DSM 22131 genomic window:
- a CDS encoding S-layer homology domain-containing protein gives MNRLIKISISTLLIVMMLLSMVPLALATSTTELSDAVTDTAKYMYKTVKSPQVGSIGGEWAVLGLARSGYEVPDEYYQKYYETVEDYVRACKGVLHEKKYTEYSRLIVALTSIGKDPSHVAGYNLLTPLGDYEKTIWQGMNGPIWALIALDSGNYPMPQNPDAKIQATRDMYINRILESQLSDGGWSLFGGTKAETPGHSVSDPDITGMALQALAKYQDRPEVKKASEEALACMSKMQNSKGGFSSWGTANSESCVQMIVALSELGIPLDDERFIKNDRTMLDNLMTFYIKGKGFLHTQSGSGSNQMASEQGFYGLIAAQRALNGESSLYRMDDALNIGEKDSKTVSFGLVGKHPDVNTPKVIKTGKTFSDIQAHDDQPAIEALASRGIINGKSNDRFDPNGEMTRGEFATIVVKALGLVPKANNNFADIKGSDWYSDFVGTANTYGIVSGKGDGTFDPNSTITREEAATMVAKAAKLCGMNTEYNTMSTRDVLAQFPDYIKSSDWAMSSLAFCYDKEILDPSDMKILPKESIKRCEIAQMLFNMLGSSKLL, from the coding sequence TCTATTGGCGGCGAATGGGCGGTATTGGGTCTTGCAAGAAGTGGATATGAAGTACCTGATGAATATTATCAAAAATACTATGAGACTGTAGAGGATTATGTAAGGGCCTGTAAAGGTGTTTTGCATGAGAAGAAGTATACAGAATATTCTAGGTTGATAGTTGCACTTACATCCATAGGTAAAGATCCTTCACATGTAGCAGGATACAACCTTTTAACACCCCTTGGAGATTATGAAAAAACCATCTGGCAAGGGATGAATGGTCCTATTTGGGCACTTATTGCCTTAGATAGTGGAAACTATCCTATGCCACAAAATCCAGACGCTAAAATACAAGCAACTAGAGATATGTATATTAATAGAATTTTAGAGTCTCAGCTATCCGATGGTGGATGGTCACTTTTTGGAGGAACAAAAGCAGAAACTCCAGGGCATAGTGTTTCTGATCCTGATATCACAGGTATGGCCCTTCAGGCATTGGCAAAATATCAAGATAGACCAGAGGTAAAAAAGGCTAGTGAAGAAGCACTTGCATGTATGTCTAAGATGCAAAATAGCAAAGGGGGCTTTTCCAGTTGGGGTACAGCTAATTCTGAAAGTTGTGTGCAGATGATTGTGGCTTTGTCCGAGTTAGGAATTCCTCTAGATGATGAGCGTTTTATAAAAAATGATAGAACAATGTTAGACAACCTAATGACTTTTTATATTAAAGGCAAAGGTTTTCTCCATACTCAAAGCGGAAGCGGTTCTAATCAAATGGCATCAGAACAAGGCTTTTATGGGCTTATTGCGGCTCAGAGAGCATTAAATGGTGAAAGTAGTCTTTATCGTATGGATGATGCGCTGAATATTGGAGAAAAAGATAGTAAGACCGTTAGCTTTGGACTTGTGGGTAAACATCCAGATGTAAATACTCCAAAGGTAATAAAGACGGGAAAAACCTTTAGTGATATACAGGCACATGATGATCAGCCTGCCATTGAAGCCCTTGCATCAAGGGGAATTATCAATGGAAAGTCTAATGATAGATTTGATCCCAATGGGGAGATGACAAGGGGAGAGTTTGCCACCATTGTAGTTAAGGCCCTGGGACTTGTTCCGAAAGCAAATAATAATTTTGCTGATATAAAAGGTAGTGATTGGTATTCAGACTTTGTAGGCACAGCAAATACCTATGGCATTGTTTCTGGTAAAGGGGATGGTACTTTCGATCCAAATAGTACAATTACCCGTGAAGAAGCAGCAACAATGGTTGCAAAAGCAGCAAAACTTTGTGGGATGAATACAGAGTATAATACTATGTCAACAAGAGATGTCCTTGCTCAGTTTCCAGACTATATAAAATCCAGTGATTGGGCAATGAGTTCCCTTGCTTTTTGTTATGATAAAGAAATTCTAGATCCATCTGATATGAAGATATTACCTAAAGAATCCATAAAACGTTGTGAGATTGCACAGATGCTGTTTAATATGCTAGGTAGTTCTAAACTCCTTTAA